CTGATTGAATTATAATAACCCAATGTGTTGCATACAGTAAGATCCCTgcgtttgattaaaataaatggTAAACATTAGCACAGACACTTCTCTAAAGTGTCATGTCAGCGTGTCAGACACGTTTCAAACAACCATACTTCTTGAACAAGCTTTGGACACATTAGAGTTGTGCCTGATGTCCGTATTAGAGTTTTTGCTTGATAGATTATAGCAAAGTTTTTCTGAGGAATGTTAACTAAGATTAGACCAAAATGCAGTTAATCACCAACATAGGTTTCTAAAGCATGAGAtattaatctaatttttttaaggcttaattagtaaaatggtcccttaaagacatttttggtttcatattggtcccttaaagaaaaaaaggtccaaataggtcccttaaagaaaaaaaagtccgaataggtcccttaaagacatatccgttaatcagtttggtcctatttagacctctttttagggaccaaactgattaatagagatgtctttaagggacttattcggactttttttctttaagggacctatttgaacctttttttctttaagggaccaatctgaaaccaaaaatgtctttaagggaccattttattaattaagtccttttttaatattaaacaaTAACAAGATAAAAGCATAAAGgctatatatttatatagtCCAATCCAAGATAACCTAAAGATATGTGTATAAGAATGGACAACTCTCACCTTACAAACCAATTTGAAAATTGCTCTTTAGGCCCCCTTGCATTGCTCTCAGACCCCTCAAACTGACAAAATTGCCCCTATGGTAATTTCGGTACTTAGGATCCGAAATAATATAACTTCGGAAGATAGGAACCAAACTCTGCTAAGCaagaaagaatcacaaagagCTTAAACAAAACTCGGTGTTGTGTGGCAGTGAGAATACAATAGTAATGAAATATCACAATTGCTTGAATGGTTGCATAATTGAAACAAGTGTATAGGCAACAATATCAAATATTTCCTTGGTTGGCAATTTGTGTACCAGAAATATCAATTTCGGGACCATAAATTGAGAGACAACCTAAAATATCAATTTCATGACCCGAAATTGAACTTGAAAAATCAATTGCTTTTACCAGACAATATGCTAATACATATTAAGAAAACAGAGTAAAATTTGTTTCTGCCGCATGAAGTGAGACGAATGGAAGGGATTGAATGGATTGAAATTGTTGTTCTTGTTTTCGCCCTCAAAATCGCACTCAAGAGGGAGAGACACAGTTGTTTTCGCAAAGTGATGAAGTTTCTGGGTTTAACTGCTATATTACACCAGTTCGGTACGCAAATACCAAAATTACCATGTTCGGGTTTTACATTACGAAGCTGAGCGTTTTCGGTACATAGCTACCAATTAACTGACTCGAACAGGTGTTGTGACCATTAAACACAACTTCGGCAAGTATGAACCGAAATTATGTATTAAGTATAGCTATCACGTTTTACAAGCCCAACAACGTGGAAGTGGCTAAAATAAAGGAACAACCAACAACTATCATCTCTTAACAATTAGGATTAGTGACTCAGCAAAATAGAAACAACAAACTTCACTAAAACTACTCCTATGACCACAAATTATGCTCCACTACTTACTCAACATAATCATGCTTCCTGGATTACAATTTCAGGAACCTTGCATAACTCATTTTTGTTGGAGACCTTTGCTTTGAGTTTTGCCTTCTTATCCACTCATcttacaattataaaaaaatatcgaGGAAAACAAATTCAGGAAGCATAATTCCACCCTCAACACTTTGTGTTTTTCGTAACTGATGAACCGATTGAGTTTAAAACCGTATAATACAGAGCTTCAGGTGCAGCTACCGAACCATATAACACGACTTCGGTTTGCAGGAACCGAAAACATAGGTTTCGGATAGGTTTCGGTTTGTAGTTACCGAACGAAACGGAGACCAAAAATTGGGGTATTTTAGGATTTTAGGGGGGTTTGAGAGCAACGCAGaggcctaaaaagcaattttcaacCAATTTTGTatgggttgagttaggcccaacccaaattctaaaATGGTATGAGAGCCTATCTATTGGGCAACCTGCTATTAGGTTTTTGGCtatccaccatttatattcacACGCACCAAGTCCAATCCTTATCCTTACGTTACAAGCCAATTTTGTAAGGGTCAGACCCAAACCCAAATCCTAAACAAGAGTAGTCATATATTGAGCACATAAATAGGATAATGGAATGAATTAGCACCTGAGAGCCAGCAAGTTCTTCAAACTGTTTAACCCAATCTTCCATCATGCCATCTTTACCCAAATCATCAGCAGCACCGACACCGGGCGGGGTGATGAATTCAAGGCCCTTAACTGCCTCTTTAGTTTGCTCCCTGAGCTTGTTGAGAGCTTCAGATACATGAGCATCTTTGGAAACCTTTTGTTTACCCTTTTTCTTTGTTCTCAAATCAGGTaaacctaatcctaatccttGAACCCCTGAGGGTAGAGAAGGAGACTCATTTTTGTTGGAAGTTTGTTCGCCCCCGTTTCtaataagaaaacataaataaagaaACAGCGTTTGAGATTGGagtaaagaaataaaaaaggaaaatattgcAAAAGAGTGAATGAGAGAGTGAGAGACCTTGGAAGGGAAGAATTTAGGTTGAGGGTCTGGAAATCATCTAAAGCACCTGAAAATATTGAATAGAATGAGTTAGAGAGAGATAAAGGAGAGAGAGATGAAGAGATAGAGAGAGCTTACTGTCGAGGAGTTGGTCGAGGTCGTCGGAGTGGTCGGCCATGGTTGTCTGTCTGTCTGTGACTGCCAAACTCCTATAGTTGTTGGAATGAACAAAAACTGCAAGAAACaaccaacccggcccaatgctAATGCAACTCTGTTTTGATCCACTTCCAACTAATATGAAAGATAGCTCTCATCTCACCATAGTGGTGAAGAATCCTCCATTGCTGCAAAACAAACATGTTAACAATTGAATCAAAACTGCAGCCAGCCATAAAACATGTAATCATGCTTATACATCTTCTATAGATCTATAATAAGAAAAACAGTAAATAataatgagaaaataaataaataaataaacttaccAGAGAGAGGGTGAAGACGGAATCTGCGTTCTTGAGATAGCAAGGAAAGAGCGGCGGCTGCTGTTTGTTACCTATCCAGCCCTTCCTTTTCTCCCAGTGTAGACGGTAGTGGTGCCTCTGTCTTTGTTTTTTGAGGAGTAGTATATGTGGCGTGCAGTGGTTTAAGTTGTTTCAGCCTTTGTATCGTACTCTCTTCGTGCACGGTTTTgtttggtttgcggtttttatttcagaaaaccgaaccaaaccaaaccgtaatacttaacttaactctatcaactattagcaatcaTTAATCAACCTaaattgagtccataaaatAGTAGGCTGTCAAAACATTTCATTTCACGTGATCCAGAACTATATTGTTGATCTTTAAAATAAGTCTAAAAAGGtttagcggcgcagcttgttgccCGTCTActcatatgtaattattataattataatatataaaataagttattatgtatatgcaatttctatatatgcatattgtatcatgtaaacaacaaaataaattaaaattttctatgtttattttgtaacaagtttgATAGGCTTGTTTCCTATGAAATTATTCCTCGGAAATTGACAAAATTCTTGTAGTGTCGGCATGTTGAAATTCTTGGGATAATTTAATTCCAAGTGAAAAAAATTCTTGGGATagtttagttccaagtgaagtatactctttatggtggagtatgattatcggtatagacaatggaaaTGGAAGATGGAACTCTTGcaatcaaggtggagactaTTGGGGTTGAttgttaagtctcacatcgcctagttttttaaataaaggaggttaaaaaattagttattggaaaagtcccacatcgcttagagtGGTGAAGCAAGACGGAAATCAAGGTATATATTAGACTTAAGTTATTTGGAAGAGTATTATTGAAGGATAGTGTTATTATACATAATAATTAAGAGAAAggatttgaaaatcattttgaaGAGCCAAGAGgatgaaaagtgaaaacatGGAACATGAGTATGCAAAGTAAAACATCATTGTAACTTCTGAATTACTTGGAATTACAAGGATTGAAACCTTTCACTTCACTTAATAGTTAATACAACTAAATTGATTGACACCTTACAATTTTAATGACTAATTGATGTCTTAAGTACTCAAACTAAACATCAATATACATTGTTCAATCACAGTTATTAATAACAATAACACATAAATATTAAAACATACTTTCAAACAATGCCTTCAAACAAAGTTCCCTCTTTTTAATAATGATATTCTTGCTATTTTAACTGTTTATTCATTTCTGTCATATTTGGTAGCAACTGCAATTAGAGGATATTTTCGACGACAAGTAAGGCCATTAGTTTCAGACATGTCCAAATCCTTTCCTTCTACTCCATCAGGCAATTTCCAATCAAATTGGTTAACAAGGTTTGCTAAAACCAATTCATTGATAGAAATAGCAAAAGTCACTCCAGGACAACCTCTCCTTCCTGCTCCAAATGGTATAAGTTCAAAATCCAATCCTTTATAATCTATTGAACTATTCATGAACCTTTCTGGTTTAAACTCTAGAGGTTTCTCCCAAATTGAAGAGTCTCTTGCAATTGCCCAAGCATTCACTATCACATGTGAACCAGCTGCTATGTCATAGCCATCTAATTTGATATCTTCCATAGTTCTCCGAGGGACTAATAAGGGTACCGGGATATGCAGGCGAAGAGTTTCTTTGATCACAGCCTTTAAGTAGTTCATGTTAACCAAATCCTCCTCAGTTACATGAGTTCTGTTACCAACCACAGTTCTGACCTCATCTTGCAATTTATGCATCACAGTTTGATGTCTTAGTAGTTCTGACAATGCCCATTCTAGGACTGTGTAGGTAGTATCAGTTCCAGCAGCAAACATGTCCTACAGAAAAAGTAAGACAACattaatatttgataaaatgaacaccaaaacttcaacaaaatcacgaTAACATCGTAATTTTGACAGATTCAAAAGGCAACACCTTAGACTACAATGGCTGAAAAACCATTACAGATCAAGGCAAAGACAACGGTTTTATGAAgataggcaaaaaaaaaattaaagaagttaaattagcccacccaatttattttttttagattaaaaaTGTTGTTATACACAAAAATGTGTCGTAAGTAATATAACTAAAagaaggaataaaaaaaaagtgatattcTTACCAGTAACAAACCCTTAATTGCAGTTTTATCCAATGAGAAGCCAGTATCATTGCTCTTTTGAACTGAAAGCAAAACGTCCACAAAATCACTGTTATCTTCACCAACATGGCCATCAAATCTACTACCACTGATGTGCTCCTCAAtaactttgtcaaaaaattcatccaaatgtTTGGCCACTTTTTCCGCCTTGCTATAAAAACCATTAAACTTACCCAACCAACTAAGCCAAGGTATATAATCTCCTATAAAGAAAATAATCAATAACTCTCCAAACTCCAACATTAGCTCCGGCAACACTCCGCCTTCCTCACGGTATCTTTTTCCTAGAACCACCCTGCATGTTATATCATTAGTAATTGTAGAGCACACCTCTGATAAATTCACAGAAGTATTCTTCTGTTGAATGATGCTTTGCATCACTTTTGCAGTTTCTTCCTCTCTAATACAACGATAAGATTCAACTCTTTTGTTACTCAAAAGGTTTATCACACTGAGACTCCTTACCTGTTTCCAATACTCACCATATCCACAACTTGCCACATCTTTGGAACAGTAGAAAAGGATATCGAAGATTTTACGATGTGGCCTATCACAACAGACCGAGTCATGAGTTTTCAATACTTTACTAGCTGCATCAGCAGAGGAAACTACAATGACTGGAACCTTTCCAAAATAAAGAAGCATTAGAGGTCCATATTTTTGAGCAAAATTTTGGAGTGATCGGTGAGGGAATAAGCTAAGTTGATGGAGATTACCAAGTATAGGCAATCTTGGAGGTGAAGGTGGTGAGTTTTTTTGTGTGACAGAAGAATTGTTGAAAAACCatttgatgaagaagaaaagagaaagtACTAGTAGAAAGATAGTGACAAAAAGCATAGGGAATAATGAGTAGAAGTTTTTCTCTAAAAAAGAAGTTTGTAGAAAGGTTGACATGGGATTAATTAAGCTTTTCTCTAATATATCACTTGGTGTTTTGATGTTTGTTGTTGGTTCTTCTTCTGATATGGTCCTCTTTATATAATGGTGACTGAGTGATTAAGTTAAGATAAATGAATTAATAAAGGATATTGAAAAACTGTATTTCTGTATAATGATTTGTGTCTAATGATTGTCCCAAAAATTAGGGGTGAGTATGAACCCGAGACCCGACTCGAAACCGATATAACCGACAACACATTGAAGCATTCGGTCGGGTGCGGGTCGAGTCTCGGGTCAACAAATTGCGAAAAGCCGGGCATGAACGGTTGCATACGGGCGGGTGCGAGTATTTAAAATTCTATCTCTCCataaccgaaaccgac
This portion of the Trifolium pratense cultivar HEN17-A07 linkage group LG3, ARS_RC_1.1, whole genome shotgun sequence genome encodes:
- the LOC123915713 gene encoding cytochrome P450 736A117-like, coding for MSTFLQTSFLEKNFYSLFPMLFVTIFLLVLSLFFFIKWFFNNSSVTQKNSPPSPPRLPILGNLHQLSLFPHRSLQNFAQKYGPLMLLYFGKVPVIVVSSADAASKVLKTHDSVCCDRPHRKIFDILFYCSKDVASCGYGEYWKQVRSLSVINLLSNKRVESYRCIREEETAKVMQSIIQQKNTSVNLSEVCSTITNDITCRVVLGKRYREEGGVLPELMLEFGELLIIFFIGDYIPWLSWLGKFNGFYSKAEKVAKHLDEFFDKVIEEHISGSRFDGHVGEDNSDFVDVLLSVQKSNDTGFSLDKTAIKGLLLDMFAAGTDTTYTVLEWALSELLRHQTVMHKLQDEVRTVVGNRTHVTEEDLVNMNYLKAVIKETLRLHIPVPLLVPRRTMEDIKLDGYDIAAGSHVIVNAWAIARDSSIWEKPLEFKPERFMNSSIDYKGLDFELIPFGAGRRGCPGVTFAISINELVLANLVNQFDWKLPDGVEGKDLDMSETNGLTCRRKYPLIAVATKYDRNE
- the LOC123917073 gene encoding peroxisome biogenesis protein 19-2-like — encoded protein: MADHSDDLDQLLDSALDDFQTLNLNSSLPRNGGEQTSNKNESPSLPSGVQGLGLGLPDLRTKKKGKQKVSKDAHVSEALNKLREQTKEAVKGLEFITPPGVGAADDLGKDGMMEDWVKQFEELAGSQDMESIVETMMQQLLSKEILAEPMKEIGERYPKWLDEHKASLTKEEYERYSNQYSLIRNLNEVYEKDSGNFTKIVELMQKMQDCGQPPNDIVQELAPDFDLASLGQLSPEMLDASQTNCAIM